One Moorella sp. E308F genomic region harbors:
- a CDS encoding selenium metabolism-associated LysR family transcriptional regulator: MNLNYWLTFITTVEKGTLSAAAEDLHLTQPAVSKQLQALEDYYGARLLERRGREVRLTAAGEICYRHAKAIARHLEQSRRELAELTRLVKGRLLLGASTTPGQYILPRLIGSFRREYPRVEVVVEIADSQEVIRRLQDGEIDLGVVGVGGRVRSLSYSRLVEDELVLIVPPGHRLAGVKVATPRDLQGEALVWREAGSGTRKVVEERLQKAGFTVDSSQIVMELGSTEAIVSAVEAGLGISLVTCWAVEKSVKLGRLFTVPLQGVNLKRDLYLVRRRQLLSPAAEAFTCFLEKHHLQLPLPVNS; encoded by the coding sequence ATGAACCTCAATTACTGGTTAACTTTTATTACCACAGTAGAAAAAGGCACCCTTTCCGCGGCAGCCGAGGATCTGCACCTTACCCAACCGGCGGTTAGCAAACAGCTTCAGGCCCTGGAGGATTACTACGGCGCGCGTTTGCTTGAACGCCGGGGCCGCGAAGTACGGCTGACGGCGGCCGGGGAGATTTGTTACCGGCATGCTAAAGCTATTGCCCGCCACCTGGAACAAAGCCGGCGGGAACTGGCAGAACTGACCCGGTTGGTGAAGGGCCGTTTGCTTCTTGGAGCCAGCACTACGCCGGGCCAGTATATCCTGCCCCGGCTGATTGGTAGTTTCCGGCGGGAATATCCCCGGGTGGAAGTCGTGGTAGAGATTGCCGACTCCCAGGAAGTGATCCGGCGCCTGCAGGATGGAGAAATCGACCTTGGGGTTGTCGGCGTCGGGGGCCGAGTCCGTAGCCTTTCCTATAGCCGTCTGGTAGAGGATGAACTGGTCCTCATTGTTCCCCCGGGGCACCGCCTGGCCGGGGTTAAAGTTGCAACTCCCCGGGATTTACAGGGCGAGGCCCTGGTCTGGCGGGAGGCCGGTTCGGGTACCCGCAAGGTGGTGGAAGAACGCCTGCAGAAAGCCGGTTTCACCGTTGATTCTTCCCAGATCGTCATGGAGCTGGGGAGTACGGAAGCCATTGTCAGTGCCGTGGAGGCCGGCCTTGGTATTTCCCTGGTCACCTGCTGGGCGGTGGAAAAAAGCGTCAAACTCGGCCGTCTCTTTACTGTTCCCCTCCAGGGTGTAAATTTAAAGCGCGATTTGTACCTGGTGCGGCGTCGCCAGCTT